The Paracoccus sp. MBLB3053 genome contains the following window.
GCAAATCCGCCCGCGATCGAGTAGTAGCTGGGCCTGTACAGTTCGCGCCCTGCGAGGTGGTTGGCGGCCCGCAATGGTTCGACCGCCGCTGTCAGCGACATAAGCGAATAGTCGGGCGTCAGAACGAAGCCGATGCGGAAGGGGTTGGGCGCCGGAGCCATTTCTAAACAATTTTTACTCTCACGAACATTATTGACGTCGATGTCCTGGAAAAGCAAGAAACTGTCAGTGACAGGCAAATGCGGCCGAAGGCGCGGGGCTATCATATACCCAAGGACAAGAATCAGGGACGGAAGATCCGTGCGATATTCAGGTTTCAGGGTAATCAAGGAGGCGCTGACCGGCCACAAGGGCTGGAAGCCGATCTGGCGCAATCCCGATCCGCAGCCCGCCTATGATTACATCATCGTCGGCGGCGGCGGACATGGGCTCGCGACGGCCTATTACCTGGCGAATTCGTTCAGGCAATCCCGCATCGCCGTTCTCGAGAAAGGCTGGCTCGGCTCGGGCAATATCGGTCGGAACACGACGATCATCCGTTCGAACTACATGCTGCCGGGCAATGAGCCCTTTTATGAGTTCTCGATGAAGCTCTGGGAAGGTCTGGAACAGGAATTCAACTTCAATGCGATGGTCAGCCAGCGAGGCATCCTGAACCTGATCCATAGCGACGGTCAGCGCGACGCCTATCGTCGTCGTGGCAATGCGATGCTGCTGGCAGGGGCCGATGCCGAACTGCTGGATCAGGATGGGGTGCGCGCGATGTATCCTTGGCTGAACTTCGACAATGCGCGCTTCCCGATCAAGGGCGGGCTTCTGCAGCGCCGCGCCGGAACCGCACGCCATGACGGCGTAGCATGGGGCTATGCACGCGGCGCGGATCTGGCCGGAGTCGACTTGATCCAGAATTGCGAGGTTACAGGTTTTCAGATCGAGAACGGCCGCGTCCGCGGGGTCGAGACATCGCGCGGCACGATCATGGCGGGCAAAGTGGGCGTCGCGGTTGCCGGTTCGTCAGGACGGGTGATGGGGTTGGCCGGGATGCGCCTGCCGATCGAAAGCCACGTCCTGCAGGCCTTCGTGTCCGAAGGGCTGAAACCGGTGATCGACGGCGTCATCACCTTTGGCGCGGGGCATTTCTACGTCAGCCAATCCGACAAGGGCGGTCTCGTCTTCGGCGGCGATATAGACGGCTACAATTCCTACGCGCAGCGCGGCAACATGGCGGTGATCGAGGACGTGGCCCAGGGTGGCATGGCCCTGATGCCGATGATCGGCCGGGCACGTCTGCTGCGAGCTTGGGGCGGGATCATGGACATGTCGATGGACGGCACCCCGATCATCGACCGAACCCCGGTCGAGGGACTCTATCTGAACGCGGGATGGTGCTACGGCGGCTTCAAGGCGACGCCCGCCTCGGGCTATGCCTTCGCCCATCTCATGGCTACCGATACGCCCCACGAAACCGCGCGGTTCATGCGCCTCGACCGTTTCGAGCGCGGCTATCCCATCGACGAAAAAGGCATGGGCGCCACGCCCAATCTGCATTGAGGCCCGGAGCAAAACCGTCATGCTGATCCCCCACCCCCTTCTCGGCCTTCGCGATTCCTCGGAATTCACCTATCTCGGCGATGCCAAGCTTCTGGATCGTCCCGATGGCATGGCCCCGGACGCTGCCGCGCGATTTCATGAATATGTCCACCTGCGCGACAATCCAGCCGGCATCCACCGCGAACTGTGGTTTCACGAACAGGGCGACCGTTCTTGGCTGGTCGTCACCCGCAATACCCTGACGCATGAGATCCTGGGCGCTGAACTGGCCCGAGACGCACGGAAGGGGGGTGCCGCATGACGCGTTTGTCCGGTGGCCTGATCGATCGCGGCCGCAAACTCAACTTCACCTTTGACGGCAGGACCTATACCGGCCATGCCGGCGACACTCTGGCCTCGGCGCTGCTGGCCAATGACGTGCGATTGATGGCGCGCAGCTTCAAGTATCATCGCCCGCGCGGCGTGTTCTCGGCAGGTTCGGAAGAACCCAGCGCGCTCGTGACGCTCAATTCCGCCGCCCGGCGGGAGCCGAACTCCCGCGCCACTGTGGTTGAGCTTTTCGACGGGCTTGAGGCGCACAGCCAGAACCGCGTGGGTTCGCTGGGCTTCGACCTGATGGCCGTCAACGACCTGATGTCGCCGTTTTTCGCGGCAGGCTTCTATTACAAGACCTTCATGTGGCCCCGCGCCTTCTGGGAAAAGCTGTACGAACCCGCGATCCGGCGTGCCGCCGGCCTGGGCGCGCTGTCGTGCGAGCCCGATCCCGACAGCTATGACGCTGGTTTCCTGCATTGCGACTTGCTCGTGATCGGTGGTGGCGCGGCGGGACTGGCGGCGGCCTTGACGGCCGCGCGGAGCGGTGCGCAGGTCATCCTGGCCGACGAGGATTTCCGCCTTGGTGGTCGCCTGCTGGCCGAAAGCGCCCCGCTTGATCGCCCGGCATCGGAGTGGATCGCAGGGCTTGAGGCCGAGTTCGAGAGCCTTCCGAACCTCCGCATCCTGCGCCGCACCACCGTCTGGGGCGCCTTCGACCATGGCATCTACGGTGCGGTCGAGCGCGTTTCGGAAAATCTCGCGGATCCCGCCAAGCGGGTCCGCCAGACACTGTGGCGGATCACGGCCAAGCGCGCGATCCTTGCTACGGGCGCAACCGAACGGCATATCCCCTTCGCCAATAACGACCGGCCCGGTATCATGCTTTCGGGCGCGATGCGGGCCTATGCCAATCGCTGGGCCGCCTGCCCCGCGAAACGAGTCGCGATTT
Protein-coding sequences here:
- a CDS encoding sarcosine oxidase subunit beta family protein; translation: MRYSGFRVIKEALTGHKGWKPIWRNPDPQPAYDYIIVGGGGHGLATAYYLANSFRQSRIAVLEKGWLGSGNIGRNTTIIRSNYMLPGNEPFYEFSMKLWEGLEQEFNFNAMVSQRGILNLIHSDGQRDAYRRRGNAMLLAGADAELLDQDGVRAMYPWLNFDNARFPIKGGLLQRRAGTARHDGVAWGYARGADLAGVDLIQNCEVTGFQIENGRVRGVETSRGTIMAGKVGVAVAGSSGRVMGLAGMRLPIESHVLQAFVSEGLKPVIDGVITFGAGHFYVSQSDKGGLVFGGDIDGYNSYAQRGNMAVIEDVAQGGMALMPMIGRARLLRAWGGIMDMSMDGTPIIDRTPVEGLYLNAGWCYGGFKATPASGYAFAHLMATDTPHETARFMRLDRFERGYPIDEKGMGATPNLH
- a CDS encoding sarcosine oxidase subunit delta, with product MLIPHPLLGLRDSSEFTYLGDAKLLDRPDGMAPDAAARFHEYVHLRDNPAGIHRELWFHEQGDRSWLVVTRNTLTHEILGAELARDARKGGAA